A DNA window from Camelina sativa cultivar DH55 chromosome 13, Cs, whole genome shotgun sequence contains the following coding sequences:
- the LOC104735790 gene encoding DELLA protein RGL3-like, producing MKRSHQETYLEQQEAPSMAEYGKKLEGSSVVGGDDSIDELLAALGYKVRSSDMADVAHKLEQLEMVLSNDVVGSSNSFLNDTVHYNPSDLSSWAQTMLSGLTYYPDLDPTRVCDLRPITDDDESCCSSNSNKRIRLGPWCDSVSSESTRSVVLIEETGIRLVQALVACAEAVQQENLSLADALVKRVGSLAASQAGAMGKVATYFAEALARRIYRIHPSSAAVDPSFEELLQMNFYDSSPYLKFAHFTANQAILEAVTMARGVHVIDLGLNQGMQWPALMQALALRPGGPPSFRLTGVGAPSNREGIQELGWKLAQLAQAVGVEFEFNAITTERLSDLEQDMFETRPASETLVVNSVFELHPVLAQPGSIEKLLATVKAVKPSIVTVVEQEANHNGVVFLDRFNEALHYYSSLFDSLEDSAVIPGQDRVLSEVYLGRQILNVVAAEGTDRVERHETLDQWRRRMGSAGFDPVNLGYDAFKQASLLLALFGGGDGYRVEENDGSLMLAWQTKPLVAASAWKLAAELRR from the coding sequence ATGAAACGAAGCCATCAAGAAACGTATCTTGAACAACAAGAAGCTCCTTCAATGGCCGAATATGGCAAGAAGCTTGAAGGTAGCAGTGTTGTTGGTGGAGATGATAGCATAGACGAGCTTCTCGCTGCTTTAGGGTACAAGGTTCGATCTTCGGACATGGCTGATGTCGCACACAAGCTTGAACAGCTTGAAATGGTCTTGTCCAACGATGTTGTTGGCTCTTCTAATAGTTTCTTAAACGACACGGTTCATTACAACCCTTCTGATCTCTCCAGCTGGGCTCAGACCATGCTCTCGGGGCTTACCTACTACCCGGATCTTGACCCGACCCGGGTTTGCGACCTGCGACCAATCACAGACGACGATGAGTCTTGTTGCAGTAGCAACAGCAACAAGAGAATTCGACTTGGTCCTTGGTGTGACTCAGTTAGCAGCGAGTCGACTCGTTCCGTGGTGCTGATCGAAGAGACCGGAATCAGACTCGTTCAGGCGCTAGTGGCCTGCGCCGAGGCGGTGCAGCAGGAGAACCTGAGCCTCGCGGACGCTCTCGTGAAGCGCGTGGGATCGCTCGCGGCTTCTCAGGCCGGAGCAATGGGGAAAGTTGCCACCTACTTCGCCGAAGCCCTAGCTCGTCGTATTTACCGGATTCACCCTTCCTCCGCAGCCGTTGATCCTTCCTTCGAAGAGCTGCTTCAGATGAACTTCTACGACTCGTCTCCGTACCTAAAATTCGCACATTTCACGGCCAACCAAGCGATTCTAGAAGCTGTTACGATGGCGCGTGGCGTTCACGTAATCGATCTAGGGTTAAATCAAGGGATGCAGTGGCCGGCGTTAATGCAAGCCTTAGCCCTCCGACCCGGTGGTCCACCGTCGTTCCGTTTAACCGGCGTTGGTGCTCCGTCGAATCGTGAAGGGATCCAAGAGTTAGGTTGGAAGCTAGCTCAGCTGGCTCAAGCAGTCGGCGTCGAATTCGAATTCAATGCAATAACGACGGAGAGATTATCCGATCTCGAACAGGATATGTTCGAGACCCGACCCGCATCAGAGACTCTAGTGGTTAATTCGGTTTTCGAGCTTCACCCGGTTTTAGCCCAACCCGGTTCGATCGAAAAGCTGTTAGCTACGGTTAAAGCGGTTAAACCGAGCATCGTAACGGTGGTTGAACAAGAAGCGAACCATAACGGCGTCGTTTTCTTAGACCGGTTTAACGAAGCGCTTCACTACTACTCGAGCCTGTTCGACTCGCTCGAGGATAGCGCTGTGATACCGGGACAAGACCGAGTCCTGTCGGAGGTTTACTTAGGGAGACAGATTTTGAACGTGGTGGCGGCGGAAGGAACCGATCGGGTCGAGCGGCACGAGACGCTGGATCAGTGGCGGAGAAGGATGGGATCCGCCGGGTTTGACCCGGTTAATCTCGGATACGACGCGTTTAAACAAGCGAGTTTGTTATTGGCGTTGTTCGGCGGCGGAGATGGATACAGAGTGGAGGAGAATGACGGTAGCCTAATGCTTGCGTGGCAGACGAAACCGCTCGTTGCTGCTTCGGCTTGGAAACTCGCGGCGGAGTTGCGGCGGTGA